One window of Nymphaea colorata isolate Beijing-Zhang1983 chromosome 1, ASM883128v2, whole genome shotgun sequence genomic DNA carries:
- the LOC116250889 gene encoding endochitinase 4-like, with amino-acid sequence MKSYTPFVAVFLVVVALVLEVGFAQDTPRSIVTPSFFNSLLPPDGCEGKGFYNYDAFISAAESYGGFGTTGSPAVRKREMAAFLANVMHETGSFCFIKEQNPPSDYCDQNNRQYPCVPGKRYYGRGPLQLSWNYNYGAAGKAIGFDGLNHPGIVGHDAGISFKTAVWFWMLNSNCHQGITTGGGFGSTIKAINGGECNGGNPGAVRSRVNFYRRFCGQFGIAPGQNIDC; translated from the exons ATGAAGAGTTACACACCGTTTGTTGCTGTGTTTCTAGTGGTAGTGGCTCTTGTTCTTGAAGTGGGCTTCGCCCAAGACACTCCAAGGTCAATTGTCACTCCTAGTTTCTTCAATAGCCTCCTCCCTCCGGATGGTTGTGAGGGAAAAGGCTTCTATAACTATGATGCATTCATATCCGCCGCCGAAAGCTACGGCGGCTTTGGCACCACCGGCAGCCCCGCCGTTAGAAAGAGGGAAATGGCTGCTTTCCTTGCTAATGTAATGCATGAAACAGGAA GCTTCTGCTTCATAAAAGAACAAAATCCACCCAGCGACTACTGTGATCAAAACAACCGGCAGTATCCTTGTGTTCCAGGCAAAAGATACTATGGCAGAGGACCGTTGCAGCTATCATG GAACTATAACTATGGTGCGGCAGGGAAGGCCATTGGCTTCGATGGCTTGAATCACCCAGGGATCGTAGGCCACGATGCAGGCATATCTTTCAAGACTGCAGTGTGGTTCTGGATGTTGAACAGCAACTGCCACCAAGGAATCACCACCGGCGGTGGCTTCGGCTCCACCATCAAGGCCATCAACGGTGGGGAGTGCAACGGAGGAAATCCAGGAGCTGTGCGGTCCAGGGTCAATTTCTACCGGCGGTTCTGCGGGCAATTCGGCATAGCCCCAGGTCAAAACATCGACTGCTAG
- the LOC116266488 gene encoding endochitinase 4-like codes for MKSYTQFLGFVLVALVLEVGLAQDTPRTIVTSDFFNTLLPQDGCEGKGFYNYDSFISAAESFNGFGTTGGTDVQKRELAAFLANVMHETGSFCYINEQNPGSNYCDQSNQQYPCAAGKSYFGRGPLQLSWNYNYGAAGQAIVFDGLNNPEIVAQDPSISFKTAVWFWMSNSNCHQGITTDGGFGSTIRAINSGECGGGNSGAVQSRVGFYQRFCGQFGVDPGQNIDC; via the exons ATGAAGAGCTACACACAGTTTCTTGGGTTTGTTCTTGTAGCTCTTGTCCTGGAAGTGGGCTTGGCCCAGGACACTCCAAGGACAATCGTCACTTCTGATTTCTTCAATACCCTCCTTCCTCAAGATGGTTGTGAGGGAAAAGGCTTCTATAACTATGATTCCTTCATATCCGCCGCAGAAAGTTTCAACGGCTTTGGCACCACCGGTGGCACCGACGTTCAAAAGAGGGAGTTAGCTGCTTTCCTTGCTAATGTCATGCATGAAACAGGAA GCTTCTGCTACATAAATGAACAAAACCCTGGCAGCAACTACTGTGATCAAAGCAACCAGCAATATCCTTGTGCTGCAGGAAAAAGTTACTTTGGCAGAGGACCACTGCAGCTATCATG GAACTACAATTATGGTGCAGCTGGCCAGGCCATCGTCTTTGACGGCTTGAACAACCCAGAGATCGTGGCCCAGGATCCCAGCATATCTTTCAAGACAGCGGTGTGGTTCTGGATGTCCAACAGCAACTGCCACCAAGGGATCACCACAGACGGCGGCTTTGGCTCCACCATCAGAGCCATTAACAGTGGTGAGTGCGGCGGAGGAAATTCAGGAGCAGTACAGTCCAGGGTCGGTTTCTACCAGCGGTTCTGCGGGCAATTCGGCGTAGACCCAGGCCAGAACATCGACTGCTAG